TTTCCAGGGCAGCCGCGAACATGTTCGCGACTGGATCACTCAGCAGAAATGCTGCTGAGTATTCGCGCGGGAAAAAGAGGTACTGCGTCGCTGAAAGCTCCTGATCTTTTTTATTGTCGCACTGCCACGAGCCCGATACCACGGGGCACAAGAGAGTCCCTCCGTCACCGCAACGTGTTCAACCGTCACTACCAAGCGTCGAACAAACGGACTGGCGCCCCTACGCCGCGCGCCCaacagaagacgccgacTGTCTGCCTTTCTTTCTAGCTACGTCCCTGACCACACCTCTACATGGAACTATTGTTCGGCATTCTGATTTAGCACCTCCGTGCGACGCGCGCTGACCGTAGAATGTTTCCGTCGGGTTTGCACCCGAGTTCGAACCTAATACATCGCAGGCCTTGCAGAAAGTAACAACAACGCGCGACGGTGATGCCAGACATGTTCTTCCATGAGAAAAAGATAGGAACATCAAGGTgcagctcttcttctctccacgGCCGGATTTCCGCGCTCCCGCAGAGTTCGCAGTGAAAATAGCTTGACCGATCTGAGTCTCTGTCGCTCTACACGCCGAGCAGAAGGGAGATATCTTCCGGTGTATGCGACGCCACACCCAAGTGACTTGTGTGAACATAGACCTCAGAATACGCCTGAAGCACGGAGCTCAGTACCAGCTTCCGAGCATTTGAACGCAGGTGCCGATGCATGAGCCTGTCCACGTACTGGAGATGCAACGCGTTCACGCCATATAGCGTCACGTAAAACTCGCGGAAGAATTTGCCGAGCTCTTCCTTTCGAAGGAGCacctcgcctgcgctcgtCAGCGTTCCCCCCCGCCCTTGCTCATCGCTTTCTCGACTTTGCTCTCGACccgccgctctgcggagGGCCTCGAGTCTGTCCGCGAgtccgagcgccgcgagcactTTGGCAGTCTCTCCTTGAACGAGTGTCACCATTTGCTGCTCCACGAGTTCAGACAGCAAGCGCAGGTAGCTGCCGCACACGCGAAATCGGCGCAGCGGTTCTTGGACGCATGCGTACGCATTGATGAGACAGACGGCAGCCTCTCCTGGGTCACCGAACCGTGGCGCTTCTTGCCTGCAAAAGttcagcagcggcgcgacagacgcctccacccacgcatgcagctcttcgctctcgtcgtcgctggggtctccgtctgcgccaAGCGCTTCGTATGCGCGCTTCCCCGTGattctgcttcgccgcccaAGGCGAAACCTCTGCGTCAGCAAACGCACCTCCGGGCCCCAcaccgccgccttcctgccTCGAAGCAGGTCGAGGACAGCCCGCTCGTTCACCCAGGAAGAAGGCACCGCGCCTGCCCCGGTGcagggcgctcgccgcgccgccgcagcgccagccaCGCCTGAGGCAAGCAGCCACAGTTcagtctcctcctcttcggagACCacgggcgcatgcaggaTCTCGAGGGCCTCCTGGAGCCGCGCTGTAAGCTCGAGAAAAACACCCCCTCCAGTCACTGCGGCCGTGCCTCGTTCTTCCTCCTTGCTGCCCATATCGCCTGGGGGCGCGGCGTCCGTGGAGAGCCGGCCTGAGAGGAGCATGGACGAGAGACGAGCCGCggtcgacgacgacgcagcccACGCGACTTGTCGCTCCCAAAGCGACAGAAAGAGCTCTTCTCCTTTGTCAGCGAACTCTTCACAGCAGCGGACAAGAGATGGAACGACTGAAAGAGCGGCGGAAAAAACTGTCTCCTCGAGCCTCGCGATTCGGCGGCGGATATGTGGGGTCCGATACAGAAGGCGTCGGGTTTTCCGCCGGCGTACTCTCGGCGTGAGAAGGCGCTTCTCCGTCTGGCCTTTTGGGATGAGAAGGAGACGTGTTGTGAAGCCCAGAGACAGGCTCCtggaagagaaggagagcgcGAAACAGACATGCGTACGCGTCCAACAGGCGAACCATGAGAAGAACACCGAGaacctgctgctgccgctgcatgcggctgccCCCTGTCACCCCCGCGGAAGCGGTGCTCGCGCGCATCATGGAGAAGGCTTGGTCTAtagccgcgcgcagaggcctgtATAGACCTTCTGTGCTCTCTTCAAGAAGGCAAATGGCTATGTCGCCAAAACTGCTTTCGTCTGCGAGTCCACCCGTTAACGGCTCGCGACTTCCTGCATGACCGCCCCTCGGGCCTCGCGTGCTTCCGTGCGGAGACGCACCCGACTCTCCTGGGTCCTGACTGCCGAGACCTGGACGTTCCCGCCTGCCTTCGTCTAAACCGACCTCccacgcctcctcgcccgcctcacgctcaggcgacgcgcccccTTCAGCAGCACTCAGCCCCAGTGCCTGATGTCGCGTATTGGAGACCAGGTCTGcttgcgcccgcgccgcatcCGCATGCGTTGCGTCCACCTCCCGAGGATCCTTGCCTCTCGAAGACGGCTCTCCGGGCGCGGTCAGGCCCCTGGGGACTcctgcagagggagaggtCTCGTCGTCAGGCGGCAGGAGTCCCCTAAGCCCGCGTATGACGGCTCGTTCAGCAGCCAGTGCGTAAGCCGCATGCTGCAATGCAGCCCGCAAAACCTTCACAGACTCGATGCACGAGACAGAGTCGAAGCATGTGCCGAGTGTGAGGACGTACGCGGCAGACCTGTCCTTCGTCTCTGGAGCGCCCGAGGCTCGCGTCTGGTGCTCAGGCGTGCCTCTCTGTCCCTCGAGCAACCCCATCTTTCTCCAGTTCTCCGCGAGCTTCCTGGCGCTCTCAAGAACCGCCCCAGCTGGCCCCGCGCGTCCTGAAGCGTGAGACGTTCGATGGCCTTCGGAATCTCGCGAGGCATGCCGCAGTATGTCGGCATTGAGAAGGGACTGGAGACGACAGAACTCCCGAACGGAGTGCTCGAGGTACGCAGGCCGCTCCGCAAGAACCCGGAAGCCGCGAAGCAAAAGAGgcgtttcttcttccgccaAGCAAAACAATTTCCTTAGTTTCCCCTCGTGGCCAGgagtctctctgcgctctctctcccacTTCTCGACGAGCCCCACTGCCGCCAGCGTGTGTGAAAAAGCCTCGACGTGGCTGAAGGCAGATGCTTCCGCCGTCTTGCCTGTCCCCGtccgcccccgccctccgTTCTCCTCACTCCTCCTCGCAAAGTCAGAACTACCCGCGCCGCCATGGCCACTGGCACGCCGGAAGGTATCCTGCATCCACAGGTAAAGGCGCTCGTAAGCGGCCTCTCGCAGATCCGCAGTCTGCTGAAGAACGTCTTCTGCAAGACCGGagtgcgggcgcgcgaggacgctGGACATCGCGTCGAGACGATCCGGtcccgaggaggcgcttgcgTCGAGCGCGGTATCCGCGAAATCGCGTTCGATgggcgcgagctgctgcgtcaTTCTGGCTTGAAGCCTCAGCGCCCGTTTCCGGACCTTCTCAAGCTCCTTCAGGGCGAGGAAAAAACGTCCATCCAGTTGATTTTcgtgcgtcgcctctcctgcttctcctccCTGCATGGGTCGCCCTTGCCCACCCGAGACGGCACCCTGCTTCTCGATGGCCTCGCGCTGAGCCCTCACGGCACCAGGCAgctcccccccgccggccCCGGCGGAGCCCCCTATGTGCCCAGTGAGCGCCTCTAAaagcggcgcatgcaactgCAGGCCGTCGAGGAGAAGCTGACAGAGCCGTTGACGCCGCTGCAAGGTTTGCTGCTGCCCGCGGAGCGCTTCGACTTCGTGAAAGAGTGTGGCAAGCTGCGAGCGACTCCGCCGCAATTGAGACGAGGCGTGCGCACAGGTGGTAGACAGAGTCTGAACGTGGGCAGTCATCTCGCGAATCTGAGAGCGAATAGGCGCGAAGGCTGCGAGGCACTCCCGATGAATACGCAGTCTTTCCCCGtacagcagcggcgccaatggcggagggcctgcagcgtctgctgTCTGCGAAAGTGCCACCTGCGCGGCGATTCCtcgtctgccgtcgccgtctgggACAACAGGAGTTGAGGCGCCGTCGGAATTGCCTtcgcgcgacgcgagagacggAGGGAGGTAGAAGGAAGACAAACACGTCAGCGCGTCTGGCAAGAAAGCTGCCTCGCCGAAGGGACGGGAAAGAATCCTCGCTACCTTACGCGCGAGTGGGTGCGCTacagacgcggccgcgcccagGTGCTTCGCGCCACGCCCCGACTCGCCCGGTGAGCCCGTCCCcccaggcgacgccgcagcggatGGCGACTCACCGTCTTGTCTGGGCATCACCAGCTGCGACGGCCCCGGGGGCGGCAGTGAGTCGGTCGACGCAtcaggaggcgcggaggacgggtgagcatgcggcggcgacgagccccCGTCGACGCCCAGTGGAAGATCAGGGGTGCTGCCTGAAGCAGGCAGGACTCCGGGGCCCTCCATCATGCGTAAAGGCAGTGAGGGGCGGGCgggcggagagggaagacCCGAATGTGCTAGGTAAGTGCAAGTCCGAGTGCGTGTCTTCCAAGCCGCTGCCAGCTGATGCAGGGACGAGAGAAGTCAGCGGCGGCCCGCGGCTTGGGCGAGTGCGTCGGGGTCTGGAAACGAGAGAGCGGAGCACTGAAGAAGCGGCATGGAAGAGATTCACATTCTGTTGTTTTcgaagagagacaagaagagagacatGCAGGAGATCATCcggccttccgccgcagGTATCTGAGTGTGGTGAGGATGGCGTTGCCTCCAGGGTAGATGCAAGCCCAAGCCGGCGGAAGGCACACCCCGCCCCCTTCCCCCGCGGATCCTCCATTCACGACggcgggcctgcgcctccgctggcgaCTGTTACGCTGTAGACAAAAAAATTGGCCGTGAAAAAAGTCTAGCAGACT
This portion of the Besnoitia besnoiti strain Bb-Ger1 chromosome VII, whole genome shotgun sequence genome encodes:
- a CDS encoding hypothetical protein (encoded by transcript BESB_079630); this encodes MMEGPGVLPASGSTPDLPLGVDGGSSPPHAHPSSAPPDASTDSLPPPGPSQLVMPRQDGESPSAAASPGGTGSPGESGRGAKHLGAAASVAHPLARKVARILSRPFGEAAFLPDALTCLSSFYLPPSLASREGNSDGASTPVVPDGDGRRGIAAQVALSQTADAAGPPPLAPLLYGERLRIHRECLAAFAPIRSQIREMTAHVQTLSTTCAHASSQLRRSRSQLATLFHEVEALRGQQQTLQRRQRLCQLLLDGLQLHAPLLEALTGHIGGSAGAGGGELPGAVRAQREAIEKQGAVSGGQGRPMQGGEAGEATHENQLDGRFFLALKELEKVRKRALRLQARMTQQLAPIERDFADTALDASASSGPDRLDAMSSVLARPHSGLAEDVLQQTADLREAAYERLYLWMQDTFRRASGHGGAGSSDFARRSEENGGRGRTGTGKTAEASAFSHVEAFSHTLAAVGLVEKWERERRETPGHEGKLRKLFCLAEEETPLLLRGFRVLAERPAYLEHSVREFCRLQSLLNADILRHASRDSEGHRTSHASGRAGPAGAVLESARKLAENWRKMGLLEGQRGTPEHQTRASGAPETKDRSAAYVLTLGTCFDSVSCIESVKVLRAALQHAAYALAAERAVIRGLRGLLPPDDETSPSAGVPRGLTAPGEPSSRGKDPREVDATHADAARAQADLVSNTRHQALGLSAAEGGASPEREAGEEAWEVGLDEGRRERPGLGSQDPGESGASPHGSTRGPRGGHAGSREPLTGGLADESSFGDIAICLLEESTEGLYRPLRAAIDQAFSMMRASTASAGVTGGSRMQRQQQVLGVLLMVRLLDAYACLFRALLLFQEPVSGLHNTSPSHPKRPDGEAPSHAESRLSTDAAPPGDMGSKEEERGTAAVTGGGVFLELTARLQEALEILHAPVVSEEEETELWLLASGVAGAAAARRAPCTGAGAVPSSWVNERAVLDLLRGRKAAVWGPEVRLLTQRFRLGRRSRITGKRAYEALGADGDPSDDESEELHAWVEASVAPLLNFCRQEAPRFGDPGEAAVCLINAYACVQEPLRRFRVCGSYLRLLSELVEQQMVTLVQGETAKVLAALGLADRLEALRRAAGREQSRESDEQGRGGTLTSAGEVLLRKEELGKFFREFYVTLYGVNALHLQYVDRLMHRHLRSNARKLVLSSVLQAYSEVYVHTSHLGVASHTPEDISLLLGV